Within the Methanobacterium sp. BRmetb2 genome, the region AATTAGTTTAGAAGTTATAGCAGCCGCAGCAGCTATTTACGACCAGATCTGGCTCGGTTCTTACATGTCTGGTGGTGTCGGGTTTACACAATATGCAACTGCTTCTTACACAGATGATATATTAGACGACTTTGTATACTATGGAAAGGAATATGTGGAAGATAAATATGGTATTTGTGGAACCAAAGCAGATATGGATGTTGTAAAAGATATTTCAACTGAAGTAACATTATATGCAATGGAACAATATGAAATTCCAACACTCTTAGAGGATCATTTTGGAGGATCACAAAGAGCAGCAGTAGCTGCAGCAGCAGCAGGATGTTCTACCGCGTTTGCTACAGGAAACTCAAATGCGGGAATTAATGGATGGTATTTAAGCCAAATCTTGCATAAAGAAGTTCACAGTAGACTAGGTTTCTATGGATACGATCTTCAAGATCAATGTGGAGCTTCAAACTCATTATCCGTAAGAAGTGATGAAGGGTTAATCCATGAGTTAAGAGGACCTAATTATCCTAACTATGCTATGAATGTAGGTCACCAGCCAGAATATGCTGGAATAGCCCAAGCACCTCACGCTGCAAGGGGCGACGCTTTTTGTGTCAATCCTTTAATCAAGATAGCCTTTGCAGATAAAAACCTTGCATTTGACTTTGAAAGACCAAGAAAATCCATTGCCAAAGGTGCATTAAGAGAATTCATGCCTGGCGGTGAAAGAGCTTTAATTAATCCCGCAGGTTAGGGAGTATCCCTTTTAAATGTGGATTATTTCCACAATTTTTTTATTTTTTTAATATTGTTCTATTCCAAACTAATTTTTAAATAGTCTATTTTAATAGCAATAACATTAATTATTTTATTTTAGGTAACAGATAACAATAATTTAAAAGATGCCAATACAATTTAAATTATTCAGCACTGTAAAAAATTATTTTATAAACATAATACTATATATCTAATACAAATAAAGAAAAATGGGTGAATATATGTCAATCGTAGAGAGAAGGGAAAGAGAAAAAAAGAAACGAAAAAATGATATTATCAACGCTGCAGAAAGACTATTCTTTTCAAAAGGCTATGATAATGTTTCTATGAATGACATAGCACAAGATGTAGAACTTTCCAAAGCAACTATATATTTATATTTTGAAAATAAAGAGTCACTATTTTTTACAATTGTACTGAGGGGAACTAGAATCTTAAACTCTATGATCAAAAAAGCAGTGCATAATGAAGATAAAGGTATAAACCTGGTAAATGCATATAGAACTGCTTATTACAAGTTTACCAAAGAATATCCAGATTATATCCAGATCTATAACTATTTCCAGTCTGGAAGGTTCAATTTGGCTAGTAAAAAAATTATTGAAAATGAAATTGTAAAGAAAGAAACTAAAAAACAATCAGGTAATTCCCTACCATATATTAGTGAATGTGCAATGGAAATTCTCAAGTTGCGTAATGAAAGATTCTCAATTCTCTGTCAATCAATTAAAAAAGGTATTGACGATGGGACAATTCGTCAAAATTTGGATCCTGTTGAAGTTACAGTATTGTTATCTGCAATATCCAAAAGCTTGTCCCACATACCACATGATCATGAAAAAATGCTCCAAAGTCGTGGAATAGATCATGATAAATATTTTAGGGATGT harbors:
- a CDS encoding TetR family transcriptional regulator produces the protein MSIVERREREKKKRKNDIINAAERLFFSKGYDNVSMNDIAQDVELSKATIYLYFENKESLFFTIVLRGTRILNSMIKKAVHNEDKGINLVNAYRTAYYKFTKEYPDYIQIYNYFQSGRFNLASKKIIENEIVKKETKKQSGNSLPYISECAMEILKLRNERFSILCQSIKKGIDDGTIRQNLDPVEVTVLLSAISKSLSHIPHDHEKMLQSRGIDHDKYFRDVSEFIQRMIMNKEIE